The sequence below is a genomic window from Clostridium putrefaciens.
ATTAATGCTGGCAAGGGCCCTTTATAAAAATGCTGAGGTTTTAATTTTAGATGAGCCAACAGCTGCATTAGATCCTTTAGCCGAAGCAGATATGTATTTAAAATATAATGAATTTACAAAGGGAAAGACCTCACTTTTTATTTCACATAGATTAAGTTCTACACAATTTTGTGATAGAGTTATTTTTCTTGAAAAAGGTAAGATAAAGCAGGATGGTAGCCATGAAAAGATAGTTAGGGAAGAGGGACCATATAGAGAAATGTTTTTAGCACAAGCTCATTATTATCAGGAGGAAGTAATATGAAGATAGGTAAATTGCATAAAGATACCTTTAAAATAATGAAGAGATTTCACTCCTTAGATCATTCTATGGGGCCCCTTATTATAGTGAGTGCTTTTGTAGCAGGTTTGGTTCCATTTATATCCATAGCCTTTAGTGCTCCTATATTAAATGAGCTTATAAATAAACAATACAAAGTTGCATTTAAATACTCAATAATAATGGCGGTGATGACTTGTGGTTTTGGAATTTTATCTGAGTACCTTAATAAATTGGTTAACGTACGATCAACAGCTCTTTCTATGAAAATTGAAAGTATGATTCATGAAAAACCCTTAAAGCTTGATTATGCAAGTGTTGAAGATGGTAATGTTATAAAAGATTTCACAAGCGCTTTTATGGCACTAAGATATAAGGGTAATTATGCAACTCTTTTAAAAGATTATGCAAAGCTTTTGCAAAATGTTATTTCTTTTATATTTGCCATAGCCTTAACTTTGAAATTATGTATTAGTGATGGAAAATCTAATTATACATGGTTAAATACTATTACGAGTCCTTTGTTTTCAATTATGTTTATCTTAATAATAATTATTTTAATAAGCGGTGTCATGGGGAAGGTTGTAAAGTGGGCACAAAATAAAATAAGTGAATTATTCGAAGTGAAGCTGGATAGTGAAAAGAGATTTGCTTATTTAGCTAGAATGATTAGGGATGAGGATATGGTTAAAATGGTCCAATCCTATGATGCGGAAGATTTAGTAGCCGATACTTTTAACAAAACAAGTAAATTAATAAGAAAGAATTATAAAAGAGAATGTACATTTTCGAATATAAGCTCTGTTGTACAGGCTTTTTCAAGTGCACTTATTACGGTGTTATCTTATGGAGCGGTTACTTTGAAGGTATTAGCAAATGCTATAAGTCTTTCGAGCTTTTTAAAATATAGCCAGGCAATTATTAAAATGAATGAAGCTATTCTTAATATGGTTTCGGTTAATGAAGATATTTCGGAAATAATGGTATACATGAATAAACTTATGGAGTTTTTAGATTTAGAAAATAAATTTGAAACAGGATCAATTCCTATTGAAAAGAGAAGTGATCATGAATATAAGTTTTGTTTTGAACATGTATGGTTTAAGTATCAATATAACAATGATTATGTATTAAAGGATATTTACTGTGAATTAAATCTTCATGAAAAGGTTGGTCTTATAGGACCAAATGGGGCAGGCAAAAGTACATTTATAAAGCTATTATGTAGACTTTATGAACCTACAAAGGGAAGGATAACCTTAAATGGAGTGGACATAAGAAAATATAATTATGACGAATATTTATCATTATTTTCAGTGGTGTTTCAAGACTTTGGATTATTTTCTTTTAGTTTAGGAGAAAATGTAGCAAGCTCCATAGATTATGACCAAAATAAAGTAAAACGTTGTTTAAATAAAAGTGGTTTAAATGATTTTGAGGATAAGATTTATGAAAACATTAATGAAGTTACAATGATAAGTGCAATTGGAAGCAGTGGCAAAAGTGAAAAGTTTAGTGGTGGAGAAAAGCAAAAAATAGCAATTGCAAGAGCACTTTACAAGGATGCCGCATTAGTAATTTTAGATGAACCAACAGCAGCTCTTGATCCCTTAAGTGAATATGATATATATCAAAGATTTGACTTATTAGTAGGTGATAAAACTTGTGTTTATATATCACATAGAATGAGTAGTTGTAGATTTTGCTCTGATATTATTGTACTTGACATGGGAGAAATTGTTGAACGTGGCAATCACGAGAGCTTATTAAAAGAGGGTAAGTTATACAGCGAAATGTGGAATGCTCAAGCTAAATATTATGCGGTGAACTAAAAGAATCATGATTTGAGCTATTGGTAAGAGGGTATCTTGTTTCACTTAAGTACACGGGTGAGGAGATTTAAAGTAATCATATAAATGTGAAGAAGGCATTTAGTCTAGCAAGGTGGAGTGATTGATATATTGATTAAGTATGATGTTAGGTAATTGTTAACCACTCATCCAATAGATGTACTTAAAGATACCCTGATTATTTATTGTATCTTTAAATAAATTAATGAAAATAAGAAAACAAAGCGGTAGGTAAGAATAGTATCTAATGTTTAATTTTGTGAAAGAAGAGGAAAGATAATATTCTTGTGGAATATTATACAAGTGGTTAATATGATTTATATGACAGGTTGAATAAGATATAAGAATAGTTTTAAAACACATTATATTAAGTAAGGAGTATTATGATATGTTAAATGGTAAAATAATAAGAGATAGTGTTCATGGAGATATCTTTATAGAACAAAAGTTTTTAGACTTAATTGAAACACCTGAATTTCAAAGGCTTAGAAGAATTCATCAGTTATCAGTAGCAAATTTAGTTTTTCCTTCAGCAGAACATACTAGATTTTCTCATTCTATTGGAACATTTCATGTGATGAAGTTAATTATTGATCATTTTGAAGAAGTGTTTAATGAGGTAAATATAGTAATTGGAGATAGGGATAAGAATTTATGCTTAGCTATAGCACTACTTCATGATATTGGACATGGACCATTTTCACATGCTTTTGAAGGAATATCAAAGGATAGTCATGAAGAATGGACAAAGAAGATAATATTGTAAGAAGAAGCTTTAATAAATAAGATATTAAAGAGTAATTTTGACAATGACTTCCCTAATGATTTAGTAGAATTAATTAATAAAGAAAGACTAATTAAAAGTAAAGGGTTTAAGGGGAATAGGGATCAAAAAATAGATTTGTTTTTTGTGATGTCTTCATTAATTAGCAGTCAATTGGATGCAGATAGACTTGATTATTTATTACGTGATTCATTGAATTCAGGAGTGAAATTTGGGAATATAGATATATCAAGAATAATAAAATCAATGGGAATTACTATTTACAAAGAAAATCTTTATGTTTGTATAGGTGATAAATATTTGCCTGATATTGAAGCATATTTGCTATCAAGATTTCAAATGCATGAAAGCATATACTTTCATGATAATAAGTGTGAAATGGAGTTGATAATAGAAAAAATATTTATGAGAATAGAAGAATTATATAATTTAGGAGAGTTAACAGGGATAGTTCCAAAAGAATTAATACCAATATTAAAGAAAGAAGAAATGAATATCAAAGATTATATAGAATTAGATGATTATATGATGATTTCTTTATTTAAAAGTTTATATAAAGTTGAAGATAATGTTTTAAAAGAATTGTGTGCAGCAATTTTGTATAGAAAGAAATACAAAAGGGTAGAAATTATGGATAATGGATTTGGATATGTAGATAAGTTTAAATTGAACTTAGTTAAGCTTTTAAATAAATACAATTACAGGGTTAAGGATATGGAAAAAGAATATTTTTGGTTAGAAAAAGATATAAAAAATGTTATGTATAAAAATAACAAAGAAAATATTTGGATAATATCAACTAATGGGATTGTATCAGATATATCACAAATATCTAATTTAGTAAATGTACGAAAAGAAAAAAGAATTCACTTTATAAGCTATGATATATTGTATAATTTAATACCTTATGAACAGCTAGAATTATTTAAAAATGAACTAAAGCAAATAATGGATTCTTATAATAGCAGAAATCATATTGAAATAGAAAGCAAATATTTAATACCTAAAGAACTAAAAGAAGATATAATTATTTCATTAGAAGAGACTGATAAATATAAAATTTCTAATAAAACTAAGGTTACACAAATGGACATTTATTATGATACTAATGATTTTAAGCTTTTAAAGAAGAAGATATCATTACGAATGAGAGAAATAGATAATAAATATTATTTAACAGTAAAATTACCAACTGTACAAGATGTGAATGAACGATTTGAATACGAATTTTTAGTTAATGACAAAAACTTAATTAATAATTTATATTTATTTGATGAATATTTAGATTTAGATATATTAAAAATACTTAAAAATACTAAACCCGTTTTAAATATAATAAATGAAAGAGAAAAATATGATATATATGAAAAGGATTCAAACATAATTGGCAAAGCATTAGGGTTGTAACGAAACTAGAAGAGGAATCATTAAATTTGACAGACCATACTCTTTGGGGAATTTTAAATCATAGTAAAAAACAATATGAAACATGTAGTTATTATTGTAATGATAAAGATAAAAGTAGATGTAATTTAATTCATGAAGAAAAATCATGTAATTCAAGTGGAATTATGTCACTAGAATTTTATGAAAACGATTTGAATGATATTGTTCAACATACA
It includes:
- a CDS encoding ABC transporter ATP-binding protein, whose product is MKIGKLHKDTFKIMKRFHSLDHSMGPLIIVSAFVAGLVPFISIAFSAPILNELINKQYKVAFKYSIIMAVMTCGFGILSEYLNKLVNVRSTALSMKIESMIHEKPLKLDYASVEDGNVIKDFTSAFMALRYKGNYATLLKDYAKLLQNVISFIFAIALTLKLCISDGKSNYTWLNTITSPLFSIMFILIIIILISGVMGKVVKWAQNKISELFEVKLDSEKRFAYLARMIRDEDMVKMVQSYDAEDLVADTFNKTSKLIRKNYKRECTFSNISSVVQAFSSALITVLSYGAVTLKVLANAISLSSFLKYSQAIIKMNEAILNMVSVNEDISEIMVYMNKLMEFLDLENKFETGSIPIEKRSDHEYKFCFEHVWFKYQYNNDYVLKDIYCELNLHEKVGLIGPNGAGKSTFIKLLCRLYEPTKGRITLNGVDIRKYNYDEYLSLFSVVFQDFGLFSFSLGENVASSIDYDQNKVKRCLNKSGLNDFEDKIYENINEVTMISAIGSSGKSEKFSGGEKQKIAIARALYKDAALVILDEPTAALDPLSEYDIYQRFDLLVGDKTCVYISHRMSSCRFCSDIIVLDMGEIVERGNHESLLKEGKLYSEMWNAQAKYYAVN
- a CDS encoding HD domain-containing protein, encoding MLNGKIIRDSVHGDIFIEQKFLDLIETPEFQRLRRIHQLSVANLVFPSAEHTRFSHSIGTFHVMKLIIDHFEEVFNEVNIVIGDRDKNLCLAIALLHDIGHGPFSHAFEGISKDSHEEWTKKIIL
- a CDS encoding CYTH domain-containing protein; the encoded protein is MMSSLISSQLDADRLDYLLRDSLNSGVKFGNIDISRIIKSMGITIYKENLYVCIGDKYLPDIEAYLLSRFQMHESIYFHDNKCEMELIIEKIFMRIEELYNLGELTGIVPKELIPILKKEEMNIKDYIELDDYMMISLFKSLYKVEDNVLKELCAAILYRKKYKRVEIMDNGFGYVDKFKLNLVKLLNKYNYRVKDMEKEYFWLEKDIKNVMYKNNKENIWIISTNGIVSDISQISNLVNVRKEKRIHFISYDILYNLIPYEQLELFKNELKQIMDSYNSRNHIEIESKYLIPKELKEDIIISLEETDKYKISNKTKVTQMDIYYDTNDFKLLKKKISLRMREIDNKYYLTVKLPTVQDVNERFEYEFLVNDKNLINNLYLFDEYLDLDILKILKNTKPVLNIINEREKYDIYEKDSNIIGKALGL